Genomic window (Helianthus annuus cultivar XRQ/B chromosome 3, HanXRQr2.0-SUNRISE, whole genome shotgun sequence):
AATGATAAAAGTACCATAAATACagaaatttatatataaaataattgtttattaggagttttGTAAGTTTTGTAATTATTTAGAGTTCTAAAATGATCCtcagcctatatatatatatatatatagagaaagtataTATATTCTAGTAAGGTAACCGCTCGTTGCGGCAGGCGACGGGAATACaactaggggtgctaaacgggccGTGTTCGTAGGTTggtgggttcaacccgacccgaacccaaaaATCATATCACACATATGAACCTGAACACGGTCCGAAATTTCGTGGGTTGACCCGAAAATGACCTGTTCAACCCGAATTTTTGAACTTTTTCTGAAATTAATATatcaaaattaaaatttacttaaaaacacaaatggatataataatatcatatttaaattataaaatccatgttaatttctctttttaagttataatcatgGCATAAATACACACtccatttaatttatgacataaaagatatcgtaaaaaaatataatataatataaatgtgttaaacgtgtcaacccgccaacccgagcAGGTTGACCCTTACCCAacccgttaacctaaacgggttcgcgagttcaacctgaaactgacccgaactcgtttagactaaacctaaacccgcgaatttcgtgttaggtccGTATCGAGTTTTCGGGTCGTGTTAGAAATTCACATCCCTAAATACAACAATTAGGCAATGTTTTCATAACTGGAGGGGAGATCTAACCGATAGCCATATCATCCAATGTTCCCGTGTAAATCCAATTGATACCTCCTTTGACAACGATTGATATGAAGGTGCACGGGGTAGAGCGGTAAAGTGGTGCAGTGATGGAGTTTACCCCGCGGGGAACACCGTCGTTGACAAACTTTACCGCGCAGGGATGGGATGATTCGGTGATTAATCACCGCATTGAACAATGATCTATACATCATTGGGGCCTAGTGGTAGGGAGGCTTCGGTTCTCCGATAAAGACCCAAGTCTAGTCCCTCCTTTGTGTCACTTTGGAGGATTAGTCAATGATGGATAGAGCCTAACCTCGTTGTAGAGGTTCCATGTTCTATCCTGAGCCACCCAGGTTTTTGACCCATGTGTGTTATGTCAGAGAGTATTTAACTCTTGTGGTGGCATAACGGCTGTCAAGTGGCAATCGACGATATGATTTCTGGGGGAACGGCCAAGCCAAAATCTGAAGCCAACATGGGCTTGGTTAAGATAACATAGTTTGACCGGAGTGGAGTAACGGGGCTCTTCATTTTGGTGAGTGTGGTAGCCGAATACAAGAATGTATTCGTTCTAAAAAAAGATAATAACAAATCTCTTAAAAGTTTTGGTATCTCACGTATTGGTGGCATACACATTTATTAGTACTCAGGTTAATACTTAATCATATTAATACTTAAACATATGCTATTACTAAATGTTTTAAAATCGCACCTCAAAGTGTGTCTCACCACAAAAAACATGAGCTGTTACTGGACATGAGCACAAGCACCTCTACAAGAATGAAACTTAGTCAATCAATACACAGAAGCTTACATAGATAGAAAATCATATTAATAAGACATAGTGTCATACAATAATTAATAACAACGTGTGTTCATATTTCTTTTAAAAGCATGAGAACCCCATCGATTAGAGTTGTTTTTGGCCAAAATGGTTTGGGGGTAGAAACCGGGTTGGGCCAAATATAAAATGACCTCCTAGAACCGACTAGGGTTGGGAAAACAAAAAcattttttgtattattattatttttttaatattatagtTTTAGGTTTATTTTATTAGTGCTAGTTTGAAACTGAGTAGAACCGGGTTTTACTGCAGTGGGTCTTCGGGCGGgtgggttttccccggaactggtggctCAGGTATGCATCAAACTCTGACCGTTATGGAGGCGGGATGCATTTGCTCGATTAAGGGCATCCCAAGATGCTTATCCGGTGATTTAGTTGCCGGCTAAAAAGTGTTATTTTTATGTTTCGGCTACATTTCAATTTAAATTTGTTTGAAATCACGGTCAGAAATGCGGTGGGCCACTTCTAAAGTGGGTTATGATTTATTCGGTTAACAATCTCGCTCTTATTCATTAATGTCTTGGGCTATCAAATACTTTATTATGATTCAAATACCAGTCAAGTTGATTATGAGACTATTCAAAGACCCTCATAGTGAGAAAAAAAGCAACATGAAGTACGATAAAGTGAAATAATTTGAGGACTCAAAACAGTTAACCAGAAAAAGGTCATCAAGTATGAAGATTTCTGAGGTATTTGCAGCATATATGCTTGATCGAGTCTTAAATTCATTGGATCTAACATGTAAAGGTTTATAATTCTTTATTCATTTTTAgataaaaggaaaaaaaacaaaatatatatatttatgttcATATTGGTGACGtcaacatgaaaaaaaaaaaaaaaccaaaactgGTGATTGACGtcaatatgaaaaaaaaaaaaaaaaaccaaaagtgGTGATTTAGTTTGGTgaagttttgggcttgggcccacaTAAATCACAAAAGAAAAGGGTTTTGACTTTTGGTTTCTGCCCTCTTGCCGTCCAGGGCCGTCCCCGAAAATGTTAAAAGAAATTTGGGCCCTGTGCGAGACAAAAGAAAAAGGGCCCTACACGCCCTAGTAAAACAAAAATTCAGTGTCGTTGTTGTGTCACTCAACAATTCGATCAAACCCGAGTACGAGTACTATAACAAACCGAACAAATTCAGGTCGATTCGaataatttgtaaaaaaaaatattttagaagttaaggaaaaaaaataaaatattttataattaataataatattatacaATAAAAGAATttggtaaaaaaagaaaaagaaaatttaagTGAATAGAAAAAGAAAACTTAAGTTAAACATAGCAGAAGAAAGAATACTTCTTTTGTCATTAAATGAAGTGTTGTGGGCATTTAATTTAGGACACTGAGTACGAAAATTGTAAAAAACGGTGTCTGCAAGCTTCGATCTCGTAACCAACGACTTAAAAACCATCTTTTCTACCACTCAACTGCAACTGTTACTTTATTATAAACacaggtttttatttttatatatattgaaTATTatgtaaaaattatataaaaatttacGGGCCCTTTTGCGTTTTTGGCCCTGAGCCGTCGCCCATCCGGCACATGCTCATAGCCGGCCCTGTTGCCGTCTAAAGTCAACGAAGAATTTACGCAATTTTGAAGACAAGAAAAGTTGCAGTTTATGGTGGTACCCCTTGTCTTCTTTTATCTTATTCCATATACATGAAGGCTTTAGTGGTATGTGGTTTTACTCTCTTTTCGAGAGGTTTCCACCCTAAAATTTGGTGTCTCTTTGTTCTTACTTTTATACATATCTGTTTACGGTTCGGTTCAATCGAGTTGGGAAAAGTTTGGTCAAACAAAGTGACCTGGTTTCGCTTTTTTCCCATCAGACTGGAGGCAGGTTCGTATCAAGAAGAAAACATGAACCAGCACACTATATGCTCAAGATCGAGTCCTTCTCCCTTCTTATTGAAGCTAAAACGCCTAAAATTGAATCTGATGTTTTTGAAGCCAACGGTCATAAATGGTTAACTCTCTTTTTTTATAACCCTTTCATCATTAAAATGTAGTTTCTATAACTCTTTAACATCTTTTCATCATTAGGAGACTAGATTTGTATCCAAACGGAAATGATGAGGAAAACAAGGGCAGCCGCATATCTTTATATGCAGTAATATGTGACACTGAGAGTTGCCTCAAAGGGTGGGAGGTCTGTTTTGATGTCTGTTTCTTTGTTTATGATCACATACATCACAACTATGTAACAATTCAAGGTAAAATTTGAGTTTTATACATATTTACAAGAATGTCATACAACCAAATTATTAATGCATGCGTTTATAGATACTAATGGGCGCGGGACAAGGTTTCATGAGAAGAAGACGACATGTGGTTTTGACAAGGGTGAGGGTATTGGTACATCCCCCAAAAGTAATGACAACCCCCCCAGGGGCGGACTTAGAATGTTAGTAGGGGTAGCACAggctacccctcaaccccgtctacgtagtgtaaaaataccccttaactccgttttcgtagtgtaaaaatacccctcaacttcgtctccgttatacaaaggatacccctggtctaaaaattaaaaaattgggatacccctaaatttttgggctagttccgccGCTGAACCCCCCCCCCCAGCAGCCCCATATAAGGCAATGAGGGTTGTATAGGGTTTGAGTGCATTAATTATGTCAGAAAAAGTAAAGTTATACGACCCTCATTGCCCTATGAGCGCTGTATTAGAAaggtggtagttggagcattaAACCCTATACGCCTCTCATTGCATTATACACTGCTCATTGGTACTATAATCTCTGAATTTAAGGTATATTGCTGACAAGACAGCTGAGTTCAGACTGAAAAGGCTGAAAAGGTGATCCGCATATACGCGCTCATGGCCCTATATGCTGCGTATTGTTTCGAATTTTTTCCTTTTACCCCAAGCTTACGGGATTTATGTAATACAAAtgttcaaaaatcccaaaaaagtgatgaaaatgataaaaattttcaaataaacGGTCTGGTTAAATTAGATTCGAATCACGATGTCAAATTGGGACTTTGGATATTTTTTTGGTGAAATTTCGAATGAGTCATATGTCTCCGAAAGCGTTTGGTTACCCGGCGTTGATCGAGGTGAGGAGGAGGTGGTTTCCGTGCGTCCGCAACACGCCAGAACTTACCATTCGCATCAGGAAGGGAGTGTGCGGTCCGTGGTGCCTGATTTGAACCAGGTAAAAAATTCATATTGTCGTTTTGGTTATTTTAGTATAACCATTAAGTTGTTTCAGGTCGTAGAGGAGGCGGGACCATCTTACGTGGCTCAAAGCTATCCGCAACAGGAAAAACATGCATATGGGACTTACCATTCCCATCAGGAAAAACAACGCAAGCTGAAAAAGTCCGAGGAAGGTGCTTTGACATCGAGGAAGACGAGAACGAAATCGAGAAAGGTGTTACACACTTCGAGGAAAGTGATCAAGACGAGGAAGATGGTGGTGGCTGGGACGATGGTGGTGGCTGGGACGATGGTGGTGGCGGGGACGATGGTGGTGAAAAGGACGATGGTGCTAATGACCCGAAAAAACAAGGAAAGGTATAACATTACCGTCACTTacgtgttattcgttatgtataatgtttattaaattttagacaattttgattttgtatacgtgttattcgttatgtatagGTTTATTAGAAGGGTGCCTATTAGAATTTAGAAAAAGTTGATTTTGTTTacgtgttattcgttatgtataaGGTTTATTAGATTTTAAACAAATATAGTTTTAAACATAGTTTTAAATTACCGTTGTTTCAGGTATTTGCGACACTTCACGAGTTAAAGAATTGGGCTTACAAAACAGAAATTGCGAAAGGTTACGTCATTGTGACCCAACGAACGGTAACAAAAGGTGAAGATTCGTCAGCAAGGATAGTGAAGATATGGTTGCAATGCGACCATGGAGGCACATGCAAAAGTAAAGCAACAGTTCGGCGTTCTGGTAGCAAGAAGATTGGGTGTCCTTTTAAAATGATAGGGAAACTAGACGCAAGTAGTGGCAATTGGAGCTTAGTGGTGAAGCAAAAGGATCATAACCATGAGCCTGCGGTATTTCTCGAGGGTCACGCGTTTGCAAGAAGGTTGACCCCAGACGAAGAATTATTGGTAGAGAGACTTTATATTCAAAACATGGAGCCTACGAACATACATTTAACCATAAGAAAACAAAACCCACAGAGCGTGTGCATTCTACGAGACATACAAAACGTGATAAAAAAGATTAAAGTCAAAATGTACGGTGATCGGACTCCAATGCAGATATTGGAGCAAATGTTGCATGAAGGAAGGTATGTTTACCACACCCGGGTGAATCCCGAAACAAATGCGGTCGAGGAGGTTTTTTTTGTTCATCGGTACTCGCACGATATGTGGCGTGCTTTCCCACATGTGTTGATGATTGATACCACTTACAAAACTAATGAGTATAGACTTTCGTTTGTTCAAATTGTGGGTGTGACATCGACACACAAGTCGTTTTGTGTCGCTCATGCTTTTATCTCTAAAGAAAAACAGGATAACTTCTTGTGGGTCCTACAGAACCTCAAAGGATTGTTGGAAGAGGGTATGGAACCGCGCATGATAGTAACAGATTGCGATAAAGCTTTGATGAATGCTTGCGATAAACTATTCCCAAAAGCATCCAAATTGCTATGTCGGTGGCACATCTCACAAAATATTCTAAAACACACCAAGGCAAAATTTGCAACGGCTGAAGAATGGAAAATATTCAAGCTTTCTTGGTCTCGATTGTGTAATTCTCCCACTGAGACGCTATACAATTATAACTTTGAGCGGCTATTTACGCGACTGACTGACGACCATAGATCAGGTACGTATTatattacaaactataggggcctaTTTTGACATTTTATGAAACTATAAGTTGAGGGACTTGTTTGTCATTGTTTGAAACTTGCTtaaaaaatggttaaaaccaaGTCCAGGGACTAAACTGTCATTTAttgaaagttatagtctaggggTTATTTTGACATTATTTAAAAGTACAAAGTATTGggcataaaatgtaattattgaaatCTAAAGTAAAAGGGTTGAAATAGCCTTGTTTGAAACTTATTTTAACTCTAAAATCTTAACCAAGTTAAATGTTGAATAAGAAatccttaaaaaaaattaacttagttaactatgttaatTAGAATAACAAAAATGGTTAAAACCAAGTCCAGGGACTAAACTGTCATTTAttgaaagttatagtctaggggTTATTTTGACATTATTTAAAACTACAAAGTATTTGggcataaaatgtaattattgaaatCTATAGTATAAGGGTTGAAATTGCTTTGTTTGAAACTTATTTTAACTCTAAAATATTAACCAAGTTAAATGTTGAATATGAAatcctttaaaaaaaattaacttagttaactaCGTTAGTTAGAATAACAAAAAAGGGGGGTTTCTTGTATAACCCGCCCCTTAGCAAGGATCGAACCCGGACAACTCGTGTAAAAGCACCCCTTCtttaccagtttatcctcctgtcCAGGAGCTGATATATACCCTAACATTAGTTGTTTTATACTTTAAAAAAGAAGTTAACTTAGTTAACAACGTTAATTAGAATAACAAAAAAGGGGGGTTTCTTGTATAACCCGCCCCTTAGCAAGGATCGAACCCGGACTACTCGTGTAAAAGCACCCCTTCtttaccagtttatcctcctgtcCAGGAGCTGATATATACCCTAACATTAGTTATTTTATACACTTCTTAAAATCCAACCGGGCACAcaccttttattttattttgtacgttttttatcgcttttataaaaactaacatTTTTATAAACTCATATACATCAAACCTGTTTTACTAAAAATATAAACTATAATTATTTCCGGTTTTATCTAATTATTATGAATTAAGTTAGTTTTAATCTTATTAAATTCAATAAAAATAGTAAACtaattttataaaacctgaaaatttttatataattattttaacatCAGAATGATGTTCGAAAATATAAAATTGATATttttcccaaaattcgatttttaacCAATTTAATCCAATAATTACATAGTTGtatttgtttaattaattatttaaaaatagttAATTTATCAGAAAAAATTTGTTTCAGCCTttggttggggtgttacaatacaaacattacaaatcgttatattctgttttttttttcaggagTTTTGGACTATTTGTATACTGTCTGGCTACTACCCTATAAAGAAAAGTTTGTTACAGCCTGGACTAACACACGCCCTAACTTTGGTCAACATACAACCAACAGAGTTGAAAGCCAACATGCTAAGTTTAAGAGATACCTTAAGGGGCCAAACAGCTCGCTCCATAGACTTGTGTGGCTTGTTGACAAAGTTGTAGAGTCACAACGCATACAAATAAATCTCACTTTTCAGGATAGCCGGTCCTTGAAAATGGGGGACCACATGATATCATTCTTTGATAACCTACGTGGTAATGTTTCCCTGAAAGCACTAGATTTGTTGCTGTGGAGAAGAAAAAGATACGTACGTTGCTCGCAGCAGGGGGGACTTGTGGTCATGTGCTTTTTACGAGTTGTGGGTTGCCATGTGCTTGTCGGATGGAGTGGTGGGAAAATACAAGTAATAAAAACAGGCTTCAACCGCTTATTCTACTTCATATGAATACCCACCCCCGCCCTCATTTCTAACTATTGTTTTTAAAATACAGATTGCAAAACTCCTCTTGCCACCGTAGACAAATTCTGGACAAAACTAGATTTCAATGTTGAAGAACTTAAGGAAGACGATAATAATCTTCGGGAGGAAATGGACAGAGTCATGCAACAACTGAAGGCGCAACCACCGATAGTGTTAAAAAGTATGTTGTCGAAGATAAAGGAGGTGGTGAATCCAAGTATGACTGACCATCAACCGCCTGAGGTACAACAAGATACTCGGGGGCGCCCAACCTCTAAAGCacaacaaaaaaagaaaaaggagGTTGCGAGACGTAAAGATACCCGGTCCGAAGCAAAAGGCAAAAGCCAAAAGAAGGACGAGGACGCTCAAAAGTCAGCAGTGCAACGCAGTCGTTCAAAGAAAAATAAGGCTAAAAAGACAGTTGAAATTATAGATGAAGATTTTCCACTGTTGGTGGGGGATAGGTACGTCAACAATCATTGACCTATATAATATCCTACGTACTTCCATACATACATTTTCCCTGATAAAGATTTTCCACAATATATTTTACAATTACAGGTACAAAAACATGATCGATCATTTTAAGGACTGGCTTCCATCTATGTATCGAAGATACATAACACATATGGAAGATGCCCAGCCTGACGGTAACTGTGGGTTTCGAACGGTGGCTATGGGTTTGGGGTTGGACCAGAATGCTTGGATGTGGGTCCGCCAAGAGCTACTGGATGAGATGTTCATTAACAAAGCCCAGTGGATGCCTCTTCTTGACTCTTTTGATCCGGGATTTTACACTACAGTATATCGATCAATAAACTGGTTGCACGTGGAACCTGCACCAATGGCATGCTGGATGTTCTTGCCATACGCCGGATTGTTGGTGGCTCAAAAATTTGGTGTGGTTGTTCAACATTTAAGCAATGGTGTTTGTCAAACATACTTTCCCATGTTTGATGGTCCGGCGGAGGGCCATTCTGTTCTTTCGATTGCCTATGTGAAAAATGGCCATTTCATCATGGTTAAGTTAACGGATGATGGTCCGATGCCTCCACCGAATGGACTATGGAATATGTATCGAAGTACTGAAGCTATGGAGTGGGAGACAATATACATGTCTCGTCTTTCAGAGGGTAAGAAGTTACTTCCTAGTAATAGAAGTGTACGAAGAGACTTTATTAACTTGTTGTAGGTTCTCGTTGTAACACGTAAAACTGTTTAATCgtattattatgttttatttttttattttacattctATTATCTTTTGAATATAGTGTAAGcaacatttattttataaaaaatgttaatTACATTGTTTTATAATGTAAAAACACTTATTTACATCActatttttattaaaagaaaGGCATCATATGCAGCATATTGGGCAATGAGAGGTGTATACCAGCCTCTATATGCCGCTCATAGCACAATAAGCGGCTGCTGGTAAGCAATCTATAAGCCACGTATTGGCCAATGAGGAGTGTATACCAACACAAACAACATTTCAGCTCACTAAAGAGGGAAAACTAGATCAAAATCAattcaaacacacacacaccaaaaacacacacaactcTCTCTCGTATACCATTTCTATCCCGTATCGAACCATACGGTGCGAATTTCCACAAGAGGTTAGTAACATCTTCATCTTTCctttttgttattgtttttttacgggtttttttttgtttattctgAAATATTTTGGTTGTGGTGTTTGGCGGTAGAGGTGTTTGACGGTGGTGGTTGTTAGAGTGGTTTAGGTTAGGACGGTGGTGGTTGTTAGAGTGGTTGAGGTTAGGACGGTGGTGGTTGTATCTATGGGTTAGGGTTTGACGGTGGTTGTGGGTGGGCTGTGGTGGTTGTGGGTTCGCTGTGGTGTTTGTGGGTTGTCGTAATTTTATTAATATTCTGACAAAATATTAACTTTTAATTGTTGCAGATATGTCGTCAGATGAGGAACAACAGGCACCAAATGGTGGTCCGGTATTCAATCCGATGGCCGGGGGTAATTGTGAGCAGTACGATTTTTTAGACTTCCCCCAGCGCAGTATGGAATACAGACATTTTGCCAAGTTCCGGGGTATGAGAGTGAGGCAGCAGAGGGCGTTGTGTTGGGACGCGTTACGGGAGTGTGACGAGGAGCAGAGGGCCCGGGGTATAATCGGGGAAAATAACCCGTGGGATCGTATGTTTTTTTATGCGGCTGGGCCTTCTTATAGGCCTATGGTGGTGGAGTTCCTCTCCACGTTTATCTATCGACCACGGCCTGCTGAGCAGCCTAACTCAGATATGGACGATCCGATGGTGGAACCACCCCCTGCCGAGGTAACTTTCTGTTTATTCGGGGAGCGACAGAATATGTCGCTGCGTCAGTTTGCTTTGGCCACCGGATTCTACACTGATGAGGAGTTGGTTCAGGATATTTATACCACCGCGATCACATCTATGCCTGATGATCAGTTGCTTGCTTGGTGGCCCACCCTCTGTGATGTACCCTTCGGTCATAAGGCCCGTGTCTCGTTGATTACTGACCCACTCGTTCGCTACATACACCGTTGCATTGCCACGTCGATATCTGGGCGTGGCAAAAGCAACGAGTGGGTCACGAAAAACGACCTGTTCTATCTTTACTGTTTATTCACGGGGACGCCGTGCGCCCTCCATCGCTGCATGGCGGAATATTTCGCCTCATTTTCCCGACGTCAGAAGCGTGGCGGATTGCACGGAGGGGCGTTCATCACGCGTATTGCCCAGCATTGCGGTCGGTATTTTCCATTCATCGGTGAGTTGCCACCGCCTGCCCCTTTCGAGTATTTGGGTATTAGGACGATGAGAGGGATGAACTTGGCGGTGAACTTTCCGAGCATTGGTTATCGGTTTGTCGGTGAGAACGATCAGATTTTCGTAGCCCAGCCGTTAGTACATCAACATCTGTTGGACGCTGCGGAGGTGGATATGCCTCATGTTGTTGATGAGCCTGTTGGAGAGGGTGACGTCGAGCCTGAGGTTGAGCAGGGGCATCCTCAGGAGCCGCCACAGCATCCTCGGCGCGTCTATCATGCGGTGAGGTTGCCTCAGTCCACTCAGCGTCTCCTCGAGAGGCTTGTGGCGGGTCAGACGGCTGTGATGGGGAGGTTGGCGCTGCAGGATCGGCGGATGGACCGGATGGAGGATATGATGGAGTGGATGATGGCTAGCGAGGCTGATAGGCGTAGCGAGGCGGGGTTGCCGGTTCGAGACCCGCCACAACCACGAGTGTATCCGGGGTCCGGCTCGGAAGCCGGCCCGTCCCGCACGCAGGCAGGCCCTTCCGGCACGCAGGCAAGCCCGTCCGGCACGCAGGCAGGCCCGTCTGACACGCAGATGCAGTTGATACGTTATGAGGATAGTGGTTCTGATGACGGTGATGAGGAAATGGCTTAGGAGTAGTATTTATCTGTTTCGTTTGGTTGTATTTTGACGTTTAATGTGGTTGTACGAACAAATATTTATTGGTCTTTTGTTATTTATGTTTAGTTGTATGCCCGGTTGTTTTTGTATAAACCTTTAATCTTTTATCGCATGTATGGAtggtaacatgtttaatattttaTCAGCATCTATGTTGTATTTTGGGTTTAATGTGGTTGTACGAACAAATAGGTATTGGGATTCTTATAACGAAGGGGTATATTGGTTTTTTTAAAGGTATTGGGATTCTTATAACGAAGGGGTATATTGGTCTTTTTTAAAAATGCTAAGCATGTGCAGAAGGGGTATAAACGGTTATAAGAATTTCAGGGACTGGATTTGAAAAATTAGAATTACAGTTAGTTTTTAATAACTGTGCAGGGACTGTTCTTGTGCaaaacaaacctcagggactggATTTGAAAAATTATAATTACACAAAAAAAGGGAGGGGTCATGTGGTTGTACGAACAAATAGGTATTGGGATTCTTATAACGAAGGGGTATATTGGTCTTTTTTAAAGGTATTGGGATTCTTATAACGAAGGGGTATATTGGTCTTTTTTAAAAATGTTAAGCATGTGCAGAAGGGGTATAAACGGTTATAAGAATTTCAGGGACTGGATTTGAAAAATTAGAATTACAGTTAGTTTTTAATAACTGTGCAGGGACAGTTCTTGTGCaaaacaaacctcagggactggATTTGAAAAATTATAATTACACAAAAAAAGGGAGGGGTCCTTCTGTATCGGACCGGCCTC
Coding sequences:
- the LOC118490454 gene encoding uncharacterized protein LOC118490454; amino-acid sequence: MSNWDFGYFFGEISNESYVSESVWLPGVDRGRRGGGTILRGSKLSATGKTCIWDLPFPSGKTTQAEKVRGRCFDIEEDENEIEKGVTHFEESDQDEEDGGGWDDGGGWDDGGGGDDGGEKDDGANDPKKQGKVFATLHELKNWAYKTEIAKGYVIVTQRTVTKGEDSSARIVKIWLQCDHGGTCKSKATVRRSGSKKIGCPFKMIGKLDASSGNWSLVVKQKDHNHEPAVFLEGHAFARRLTPDEELLVERLYIQNMEPTNIHLTIRKQNPQSVCILRDIQNVIKKIKVKMYGDRTPMQILEQMLHEGRYVYHTRVNPETNAVEEVFFVHRITSCGSYRTSKDCWKRVWNRA